Within the Bombus vancouverensis nearcticus chromosome 10, iyBomVanc1_principal, whole genome shotgun sequence genome, the region GTTATAGCAAAGTACCCTGTGGCATAAATTGTGCAAAGATAAAATTCCTGAACATTTTTGGACCACTTTATGCGAAACATTGAGTCCAAAGAAATATACTAATTTTTATGAGAAACATGATGTTAAATTTTGGGTAGCTATGTACAAATTATGGATTAAATGCAaaaacatgaaaaaatgtaatgcACAAAGTAAATGTATTAAGCCATTAAAAGACCATCATTCAGAATATATTACTTGTATAGATACTTCAGGTAATACATTAAAGATACAAAATTGTATTTAGTATTCATAACAAATGttttttctaggaaatctattaGCAATGGGGACATCTGCAGgattcgtttatttttacaatataCCTAATTTACGTACAAGCAAACATATAGTTGATCATATGGAATATATAGAAAGTGTAAAGCTTCTCAGAGAtggtatttataaattttactaaACAAAAATCTGATAAGAAGGcttctaattaattatttatattttataggaACAAGTATTATTTGTATATCTAGTTCTATAAATAATCACATATGCTTTTGGGATGTGAGTACATTGAAGCCAATTGATAGAACCCATGGAAAGTTAATTTGGTATGATTTAAAGGACACACTATAATCAAAACAACTATAATCAAAACAATCAATGTGATCAttactaaatattaaatatttaatagtacAAGTTACAGTTATTGCTATATCGCCATGCATAATATAATAAGTATTGTGGGATCAATACCAAAAACTGTGTATGAACTTGATTCAGATAATATTATTGCTATTGGTGCAGacaataataaagtaataataatggAGTAACTATataaagaaattataatttcttgatttattatttaaattaaattgtgACTTAGGTACTTTTATATACAAAAGGAGGGTGCTGTGTAGATTTGACTTTGAATGCAAATCAAAAGGATTATACACTTATACATGTCAACTCTTATACACGTGTTCGACCACTAAATATAAGAATTCGTcgttattatgtatttaaaCCAAATATAATTGCCTGTATTGCAGGTAAGAAATTATATACACtaaatagatatataaaatagtcatataaaattaataaaatatttcaataatgcAATTATTATAGAATATGGATATGTGGGTTTTTTGGTACAAGGAAAAGAATGGAAGatgtataatttatttcctATTTTACATGGAACACCTACTGCAATTTTAATATATGCGCATGTACTCATTTTGGGATTGGACTCAGGTAATCTTTCTATTTAATATAAGATTATTTACAATTGTATTAAGTAATTACTTCTGTGCAGGAAAtgttcatatatattatataaacgaTTTTGGAGCAATTGATTTTAATGCTATTAATTCAAACAAATTGTGTCCTGACTCCTCAACTgttatttcattaaatataatGGTTAATATTgaggaatatttaattattggTTACCACAAAAAGTTCTATATTGTTAAGTTTATGTAATATACTCTTTAAGCAAACCAAAATGTAATTATAAGACTaatgtaaaattttttataaattaagttttgtttataatataataataaatttgagtTTTTGATTGTAATTATTAAGAAGTTGTTCACtatagctcaaaaatatttttattataaaaatttgtacTGTACAAAAATACACTGTAATACTAGTATAAAAATGGTAAAAGTATGTGTTATGCTTTATAATTCTGTGCTGTTCCAGTTCCATATATAGCATCCCATTCAACGTAAGTTATTAGACTTGATTCTGATACACTAGGACGTACATGTACCAGTGCTTCCTTGAAATCATCGACTGTTACTTGTCTGACATCTTCTTTTCTAATATTCTCTAATTGACTAAGTGGAATACTTCTAATTGGTCCCATGCTAGCTTCTTTACATAAATTCGACATATCGGCTCCGGAATATCCTTTTGTCTGTCCAGCTACATTATTTATATCTTCTTCAGTAAGATTATGTGGAACAGTTATTAATAGATTATTTATGATCTGTTTACGAGCTTGGAATTCAGGTAAAGGAACATACAATCTTTTAACCAGTCGTCTACGTGCTGCCTCGTCTAGTTCGTGTGGTCTATTTGTTGCTCCTACAATTAAAATGCGATCTTCATCTGCAGTTGTAGCTCCATCTAATTGCACCAAAAATTCAGTTTTTAATCTCCTAGAACTTTCGTGCTCAGTTTCAGATCTTTGAGTGAGCAGCGAATCTATTTCATCAACAAAAATCACTGATGGCTGATAAACCTTAGCAACAGCGAATAACGCTCTGACCATTTTTTCTCCTTCACCTATCCATTTTGAAGTTAAAGAGCTTGCAGATATTGAAAAAAACGTTGATTTGCTTTGCGATGCTATACATTTTCCTATAAGTGTTTTCCCTGTTCCTGGTGGaccaaataataaaattccttTAGGTGGTCGACGTAAACCAGTGAAAATATCAGGTCTCAACATAGGATACACAACTACTTCCTTTATAATCTTTTTCGCGTATTCTAAACCAGCTATATCATCCCAACAAATAGTTGTCTTTGAATCCATTATTTCATTCTTGATTAGTTCAACCATTTTTGATTctacattttttaatctctcaTCTTCCATTGTGTCACTTTCATTATTGTACGTGTTTTCCTGagttttctctttttcccttttaAATGGACAAACAAATTTAGAATTAACAGATCCCTTCCCTCCTAGAGTCTTTTTTTGCATTGGCTTATTAGCTTTCATTTGCTGCACATTTAGTTCATCTCTAGCAGTTTTGAAAAAACTCATTTTAGATTTAACAGTGTTAGGATCTTCTTCATTATGCTGAACAGAAACTTGtgtttttaatttcatattatttctgTGGTAATTCGATTGGTCCTGATTATTTTTAGATGCTTTAAATGAATCTTCTCTTGTAAATTTAAAGTTTGATCTAGATTCAAACTTGACAGGCCTTTGTCGCGCATAAATTTGATTTTCTTGATTGACAGAATATGTCTTAGATTGTTTACTATAACTCATTTGTGTGCTAATACTTTCATCTGTAGAGCTATTGGATGAAAATAACGATTTATCAATTTCACATTGCATgttattttcaacttcttttttacTACTTGCATTTGAACTCTGACTAAGATTTGGTTTTGCTTGAGTACTTATCTTTCTATTTCTTGATtcagtttctttatttttccatatattaataatattctcCACGTGTCTGTCATTAAATAATCTTGTATGACATGGCATGGTATTATTATCTTGGCAAGGTAAAGATTTCACAAAATTTAATGCCATATTTATATCGCATAAACCCGACTTCCATTTCTGTGGATTACTACTGATCTTTGGTATTTGTAACTTACATTGTTTCCAATAATTATTTATCCCATCTCTATTTTCCATTAAGTTTTGATAATCTTCCAAACTTCTTTGAAGTAGACAAGCTGCTACATCTTCTGATTCactaaatgaaataatttatgtaCGTATTTGATATATTGCATAAATTACTTATATCTGAATAGAGGAAAAAATTATACAACTTACCATTGTTTTGCTGTTAAATATTTCATAGCAAAACATCTACGTTCAATGTCTACAACTTCTGTATCATCTTTatcattttttgaaaattttaggATGTGATATGCAGCTAAGAAATTATTCTTCTCCTTATTAATTTCTGCATCAATAGTAGCCATATTTGTCTCTCAAAAATATTGTattaacataaattttatttaatcttcTATTATAATGTAGCATAAATAAAGAGTCAGCTGTTAATTACTTTTTCAATTTGTCAATTAGACAGGAAGAATTAACAAAACATATGTAACTACTATCgatgataataaaatttataatgtaattatttatacaaatgTATAATTTCGAATTTCAAATCAACAACATTCACATTCATAATTTGGGATTTGGACTTTTCTGTCTCAcgttctgaaataccgatcGTGAAAAAAATCACGGAGATTTTTACGCCCCCTGTACCTTGACTGTTAATAACAAGATCTCTGTTTATTTAACGGTCGGTACTGCTACTTGACTATTGCTGAATCGGTAACGTTGAAAACAACATCAAAGTGATAACATTATTTGTGAACCTAAACTGtgctacaaaaatatatattgaataATGCCCTTATCCTGTTGTTCACTTCTGGTTTGATTTGTATAcatgttatttttattcttaatttataaataaaagatcAATCTTAACATAAAAATGGTAAATGTACTTAAATagtgtattaatattttataaattgtgtatgttttttttaaattgttagTTTATGGTATCACACCGTATCActtaaatttttacatttttaagtTTTCTATACTAAGCCTtgctaatattaaaataatacaaattaatgATGAAACatcaatattcatttttattccataATTATTCATGCTAGTGGGAAGTAAATTCTGCATTTGGTATCCCTGCGAAAAGGCATGCTGTCTCAAAACggcaataaaatgaaataaagctGAGCtgcaaaaaattttatttaaccgTACAGCGTTTAGGTAgtacaaaatatccaaattaataaattacttaaatatTTGATGACGCTGGCACTATGtttgatattatttttatagactAAACTACAAAGCAAGTTTTATATTGATGTTGACTTTTGACTCTGAGAAATACATTTCTGGTACAATTGTTCTAGTGGTTCATTCAACAAGGTAGGGAGGGTCTTTTcaatttattatacatttatatatttcattataatgtgATAATCATTGATTCATCTTTCTGCAAGCATTTGGTATTACGATACGACTCATGTCGCAGCAGAAAATAATTTGCATATATAAGCTCTGTAACTATTTAACTGGATACTTCTTTTTctacattaaaaacataattcAAGATTAGTGtgtctgaaaatatatattaataactcTTAGGTATTTATTTGCAACATCACATGTACAAAGCGGTTAAAGCTAAAGTaaaaaacattgaaaattaCGATATACTGCAATTAATTGCCGAACCTAACCTCAAACTCGATCTTTTAAGACTGAAAGGAAATGTCAGTTTAGCCAGTATAAACCAGCTATATTACGGATCCTTTAAATCTTCTTAATCTTTTATATTACTTACATTGTTGCTGCGTGgtaagtaatttatttatactaTTTCTTTGTATACTATTTCAATATATAGACAAATTAGTTATATGCCTCTTTTGATATTGACTTATTGTTGTTTTGtcaattcatattttttattctcatAATGAAGGAAAATTGAGAGtatctttataaatatatatattacatatttagttactgaattaaaaaatcaaaatttatataaattagatATAACAGTCTATTGTAATTAATGTcagttgaaaatatttataaattattaatatgttattaagaatttcattaataatatatttacttttgagaattatatacatatacattatattaggaattttaatatactagttattacatattaattaataGGTAAGGACTGTGtataataagtaaataaatatatcaattaGCTAATATATTTTATGGTAATTCATGTAAacgttaaattatttttttttagttaaaaGAGGGATGCCACGCAGCAAGCGTAGAGCGCCCTCTAGCACAAATCA harbors:
- the LOC117158362 gene encoding uncharacterized protein LOC117158362 isoform X1, encoding MIFPPDIWEHIFLYVDPLTLINLKIICKCWKEIIDKVLQQSTLWHKLCKDKIPEHFWTTLCETLSPKKYTNFYEKHDVKFWVAMYKLWIKCKNMKKCNAQSKCIKPLKDHHSEYITCIDTSGNLLAMGTSAGFVYFYNIPNLRTSKHIVDHMEYIESVKLLRDGTSIICISSSINNHICFWDVSTLKPIDRTHGKLICTSYSYCYIAMHNIISIVGSIPKTVYELDSDNIIAIGADNNKVLLYTKGGCCVDLTLNANQKDYTLIHVNSYTRVRPLNIRIRRYYVFKPNIIACIAEYGYVGFLVQGKEWKMYNLFPILHGTPTAILIYAHVLILGLDSGNVHIYYINDFGAIDFNAINSNKLCPDSSTVISLNIMVNIEEYLIIGYHKKFYIVKFM
- the LOC117158362 gene encoding uncharacterized protein LOC117158362 isoform X2 → MIFPPDIWEHIFLYVDPLTLINLKIICKCWKEIIDKVLQQSTLWHKLCKDKIPEHFWTTLCETLSPKKYTNFYEKHDVKFWVAMYKLWIKCKNMKKCNAQSKCIKPLKDHHSEYITCIDTSAMGTSAGFVYFYNIPNLRTSKHIVDHMEYIESVKLLRDGTSIICISSSINNHICFWDVSTLKPIDRTHGKLICTSYSYCYIAMHNIISIVGSIPKTVYELDSDNIIAIGADNNKVLLYTKGGCCVDLTLNANQKDYTLIHVNSYTRVRPLNIRIRRYYVFKPNIIACIAEYGYVGFLVQGKEWKMYNLFPILHGTPTAILIYAHVLILGLDSGNVHIYYINDFGAIDFNAINSNKLCPDSSTVISLNIMVNIEEYLIIGYHKKFYIVKFM
- the LOC117158360 gene encoding fidgetin-like protein 1; this encodes MATIDAEINKEKNNFLAAYHILKFSKNDKDDTEVVDIERRCFAMKYLTAKQCESEDVAACLLQRSLEDYQNLMENRDGINNYWKQCKLQIPKISSNPQKWKSGLCDINMALNFVKSLPCQDNNTMPCHTRLFNDRHVENIINIWKNKETESRNRKISTQAKPNLSQSSNASSKKEVENNMQCEIDKSLFSSNSSTDESISTQMSYSKQSKTYSVNQENQIYARQRPVKFESRSNFKFTREDSFKASKNNQDQSNYHRNNMKLKTQVSVQHNEEDPNTVKSKMSFFKTARDELNVQQMKANKPMQKKTLGGKGSVNSKFVCPFKREKEKTQENTYNNESDTMEDERLKNVESKMVELIKNEIMDSKTTICWDDIAGLEYAKKIIKEVVVYPMLRPDIFTGLRRPPKGILLFGPPGTGKTLIGKCIASQSKSTFFSISASSLTSKWIGEGEKMVRALFAVAKVYQPSVIFVDEIDSLLTQRSETEHESSRRLKTEFLVQLDGATTADEDRILIVGATNRPHELDEAARRRLVKRLYVPLPEFQARKQIINNLLITVPHNLTEEDINNVAGQTKGYSGADMSNLCKEASMGPIRSIPLSQLENIRKEDVRQVTVDDFKEALVHVRPSVSESSLITYVEWDAIYGTGTAQNYKA